Below is a window of Hydrogenimonas sp. SS33 DNA.
TCATCGTATCGTCGCCGCGGATCGCCTCCAGGGTCCAGGTGGTCAGGTCTTTCATCGAACGCCTTTCGATGAAAGACCCGGTCGCCGGTCGTCAGTCATCGGTCGATAGAACATTCGCGCCGCATCAGCGACGCACCCAATGGCCAATGACCAATGACCAATCACCAACTTATTTGTCCAGTTCATAGGCTTCGTGCAGCGCCCGTACCGCCAGTTCCGCATACTTTTCGTCGATGATCATCGAAATCTTGATTTCGCTGGTGCTGATCATCTCGATGTTGATATTCTCTTCCGCCATCGTCGTGAAGGCTTTGGCGGCGACGCCGCTGTGGCTCTTCATGCCGACGCCGACGATGGAGACTTTGGCGATATTCTCCTTGTAGTCGATCTCGCCGATGCTGTCGCGGAACCGCTCCAGTGCCGCCCTCGCCCGCTCGATCTCGGTCTGGGGGACGGTGAAGTCGATCTCCGTCTTGCCGTCGGCGCCGATGGTCTGGACGATCATGTCGACATTGACATTCTCGTCGGCCAGGGCGTTGAAGATTTCGCTGGCGATGCCGGGACGGTCTTCGACCCCCTTGAGGCTGACGCGTGCCTGGTTCTTGTCCAGGGCGATTCCGCTGACGAGTGGTTGTTCCATGATATTCTCTTCCTTTGTGATGAGTGTTCCGGGATTGTCGTTGAAACTGCTTCGGGTGACGAGGTTGACCCCCATCTTCTTGGCCATTTCGACGGAGCGGTTCTGAAGGACCTTCGCCCCCAGCGACGCCAGCTCCAGCATTTCGTCGTAACTGATTCTCTCCATCTTCTTCGCTTTGGGCTCGATGCGGGGGTCGGTGGTGTAGACGCCGTCCACGTCGGTATAGATTTCGCACAGGTCGGCTTTCATCGCACCGGCGATGGCGACGGCGGTGAGGTCGCTGCCGCCCCGCCCCAGGGTCGTGACCCGGCCGTCGGGGCCGATCCCCTGAAAGCCCGCCACGACGACCACTTTGCCCTCCCTGACGGCGCTGCCCATCGGTTCTGGGTCGATCTTCTCGATTCTGGCGGCGGTGTGGGTACGGTCGGTGACGATGCCCGCCTGCCGCCCCGTCATGGCCACCGCCGGATACCCCATTTCATTCAGCGCGATGGAGAGCAGCGCACTGGTGACACGCTCGCCGGAGCTGAGCAGCAGGTCCATCGCTTCCCGGTCGGGATTTTTCGAGAAGAAGTGGGCATATTCGATCAGTTTGTTGGTCTCGCCGCTCATGGCGGAGACGACGACGATGACGTCGTGCCCTTCGTCACGGGTTCTGGCCACTCTTTTGGCCACATTGGCGATGCGGTCCAGGTCGCCGACGCTGGTCCCGCCGTATTTCTGTACGATCAGCATGTTACAGGTATCCCTTTTTTCTGAAATAGTCGAGCACCTTCTTGTAGATGGGGCGCTTGAAATAGGTGATATAGTCGAAGATCTTCCCGAAGGGGACGAAGGTATACTGGACGAACTCAGGCTCTTCTGTATCGAGGTCGATCTTCGCCCCGGGCTTGAGGCGTACCAGGAAATATTTCTGGCGCTGGCCGTCGAAAGGGTACATCTTCTTGGCGATCATCTCAGGAAAGTCGTAGCTCACCCACTCCGGGTATTCGGCGATGATCTCCACCTGGTCGGTGCCGATCTCCTCCTTCAGTTCACGCAACAGGGCTTCTCTGGGCGACTCACCCTCGTCGATTCCCCCCTGGGGAAACTGCCACGCATCCTTCACATCCGACCGGGAGGCGATGAAAAACTCCACCTTCTCCGGGTATTTGGACGAAAGAACGATCGCCGCGACATTGGGGCGGTAACGCTTGCCGTTTCTCTCTTTCGCATCATTCATTTCGGAAAAACTTTCATTGCGCCAACCGGGGCGCGGTAATTTTGGTTATGATTTTATTGAAAAGTCAATTAAGGAGTACTGAGTTGGGTCGTTGGTCATCGGTCATTGGTCATTTGTCATTGGGAGTTAGGCATTGGGTATTGGAAGCCCACCCATCTCTTCCCGCTTCCCGATTTCCGTTTCCCGTTTCCCGTTTCCCGCTTTCCGTTCACTGACCCATGCTCTGCTACCTCCACATTCCCTTTTGCGACAGCAAATGCCACTACTGCGCCTTCAACTCCTATGTGGACCGTTTCGAGATGCGGGAAGCCTATATGCGCGCGGCGGTACGGCAGCTGCGCCACGACCTGGCGCGTTTTCGTGTGCAGCCGGGCCAGGTCGAAACCCTCTTTATCGGCGGGGGAACCCCTTCGACGGTGCGGCCCGGACTCTACGCCCCCTTTTTCGAAACCCTGCGCCCCTACCTGGCAAAAAACGCGGAGATCACCACGGAGGCCAACCCCAACAGCGCCACGGAAGCGTGGCTGCGGGGAATGCGCGCGCTGGGGATCAACCGCGTCAGCTTCGGCGTGCAGAGTTTCTTCGAGGAAAAACTCCGGTTTCTGGGGCGCGCCCACCGTGCAAAAGAGGCGGTCGAGGCGGTCGAAAGGGCCCATGCCTGCGGTTTTTCGCGCATCTCCGTCGACCTCATCTACGCCACCGCCCTCGACACGCCCCGACGCCTCGAACAGGAGCTCGAGCGCGCTTTCTCCCTCCCCATCGACCATTTCAGCGCCTACGAACTGACCATCGAGGAGGGGACCCTTTTCCAAAATCGTCCGGAGGTGCGCAAAGAGTCCCTGGAGCAGTCCCGCCTCGTCGCCCAAAGAGCGGCGGCGGCGGGGTTTGCCCCCTATGAAATCTCCAACTTCGGCCGACCCTGCCGCCACAATCTCGGCTACTGGCGGTACGAGCCCTATCTGGGCATCGGCTGCGGCGCCGTCGGGCGCATCCGGTCGGTGCGCTACGCCCCCCACACCCTGCCGGAACGCTATATCGAAGATCCCCTCTACAGGCAGGAAGAGCCCCTGACACAGGAGCAGATGCTTCAAGAGCGCATCTTTCTGGGGGCACGCAGCATCGTGGGTATCGATGCCGCCGAACTTCCCGAAGCCATGCGCCGGCGGGCCGACCTGCTGGTAGAGGAGGGAAAACTCTTTTTTGAAGGGGGCCGCCTGCGCAACCCCGACTTTCTCCTCGCCGACGAAATCGCCCTCTTTATCCTGGACTAAACCCTTTTTCGATACACTTTGGCCGATTTAGAGCCTCCGGCACATATGCCGGACGGACAAGCAAAGGAGCCTCATGTTCGGTATGGGATTGGGCGAACTCTTTCTGATCGCCGTCGTCGCCATTCTCTTCCTCGGGCCCGACAAGCTTCCGGAAGCGATGGTGCAGATCGCCAAGTTTTTCCGAAGCGTCAAACGGACCGTCAACGATGCCAAGAGCGCCGTCGAAGAGGAGCTGAAGATCAGCGAATTGAAGGAGGAGGCGCTCAACTACAAGAAACAGCTCGAAGACGCCACCCATCAGCTGGAACGCACCACGACCGCCGGACTCACTTCCCTGGACGACCTGACGGAGACGATCGAAGAGGTCAAGCAGACCGAAGAGCGTTTCGAAGAGGAGGCGGAGAGCCTCAAAGAACAGATCGAACCCAAAAGGGAGGTGGTCACCTTCCCGAAAAAGCGAAGGGTGAACGACGCGCCGCAGGAAGCGGCCGAAGCGAAGCCCGAGAGCGAGTCCAAGGAAAAGGAGAGCCATGTTTGAAGATCTCAAACCCCATATCGCGGAATTGAGAAAACGGCTCGCCTACTCCATGGGAGCCCTGATCGTCTGCTTTTTCATCGCTTTCTACTTTTACGAACCGATCCTGGACTGGATGACCCAGCCCCTCAAAAAGGTGCTGCCCGACTCCTCCATGATGATCGCCACGGGTGTGCCGGAAGTCTTCTTCACCGCCGTCAAGGTTTCGCTCTTCGCCGGCTTTCTGATGGCGCTTCCCTTCATCCTCTACCAGTTCTGGCTCTTCATCGCGCCGGGGCTCTACGAACACGAGAAAAAGTATATCTGGCCCTTCGTCTTCTTCGCGTCGGGCATGTTCTTCATGGGGGCGCTTTTCGCCTACTACGTCGTCGTCCCCTACGGATTCCAGTTTCTGGTCAATTTCGCCGAGCAGATCGTCACCGTCGCGCCGAAAATCAACGAATATGTCGGATTCTTCACCAAAATCATGGTCGGCTTCGGCATCGCCTTCGAACTGCCGGTGGTTACCTTCTTTCTGGCGCTGCTGGGGCTGGTGGACGACAACACCCTCAAAAGCTTTTTCAAATACGCCATCATTCTCATCTTCGTCCTGGCAGCCATTCTGACCCCGCCCGACGTCGTCACCCAGCTGCTGATGGCAATTCCCCTCATCGCCCTCTACGGCGTCTCCATCATCATCGCCAAGCTGGTCAACCCCTACAAGCCGCCGGAAGAGGAAGAAGAAGCGGCAGCGGAAGAGTAAGCCGGGGATGTGGAAGCGTCATTGGTCACTGGTCATTGGTCATTGGGATTTTTTCCTGTGAGCGGTCACCGATGACGCCTGAGAGAACCTCGACACCGGCGCTGCTGACCGAAAGCTACGACTACACCCTGCCGCCGGAGCTGATCGCCACGGAGGCGGCGGAACCCCGCGACAGCGCACGGCTCATGGTGATCGACCGGCGCAGCGGCGAAATTCACCACACCGTTTTCCGGGAGATCCTCTCCTTCCTCCCCGAAGAGTGCGGCGTCATCTACAACGACACCAAAGTGATCAAAGCCCGGCTTTTCGGCCAAAAAGCAAGCGGCGGGAAGGTGGAGCTGCTCATCAACAAGCCCCTGGATGCCACGACCTACAATGTCCTGATCCGAGGCAGGGTCAGGGAGGGGACAAGGCTCACCTTCGCCGAAGATTTGCAAGCGGAGGTGCTGGCCTGTTATGCAGACGGCTCCAGGCGTGTGCGCTTTCTGAACCGTGACGGCGCCATCCTCTCCTTCGAAGCCCTGCTTCCCAGGCTGGAGCGTTACGGCCACGTCCCCCTGCCCCCCTATATGCAGCGCGCCGACACCGAAAAAGATGCCACCCGCTACCAGCCCGTCTTCGCCCACAAAGAGGGAGCCGTCGCCGCGCCCACCGCATCGCTCCACTTCACCGAACCCCTCTTCGAAGCGCTGAAGAGGCGCCATGCCACCGGCAGCGTCACCCTCCATGTGGGCGCGGGCACCTTCAAACCGGTCGAAACCGACCTCATCACCGACCATCCGATGCACAGCGAATGGTACGAAATTCCCGAGGCGACCCGAAAGATGATCGACACTCCGGGAGCGCTGCTCGCCATCGGTACCACCGTCACGAGAACCGTGGAGTATTACGTCCGAACCGGCAAAACCCGGGGCGAGTGCGACCTCTTCCTCCATCCGGGCAACCCGCCCCGGCGCATCGACCACCTTCTGACCAACTTCCACCTCCCCAAATCGACCCTGATCATGCTGGTCGCCTCCTTCCTGGGGCTGGAAGAGACGATGAAAGTGTATAATAGGGCCATCGAAGCGCGTTACCGTTTTTATAGTTACGGCGACGCGATGCTTATTTTATAGGGCACCTTTAAAGTTTTTAGAGGAGCCCTTTACAGGAGGAACCATGCCGGCAGAATTCTGGTGGAAGTTCAGCGCCATCGTCGTCATCGCGGCGAGTCTGCTCTTCACCCTCTTTCGGGAGATGAAAAAACCCAAAAAAGACCCCAACCTCGACCCCGACACGAAACGCATGAACGACATGCTCAAGGATTGACATGGGCGTCTCGGTCTGCAGTTTCAACGTCAACTCCATCCGCTCCCGCGTCGACCTCATCGTCAGGTGGCTCACCGAAAAGCGCGCCGTCGACATCCTCTGTTTCCAGGAGGTGAAGTGCGAAGCCGAACAGTTTCCCCACGACAAATTCGAAGCGCTCGGCTATCAAAGCGTCGTCAACGGCCAGAAGCGGCTCAACGGCGTCGCCATCACCTCAAGGCTCCCCCTCGAAGATATCAAAACCGAATTCGGCGACGACATGCTCGACAGGGAGAAACGGCTCATCCAGGCCAGGGTCGGCGAGACCGTTCTGCTCAACTGCTACATCCCCCGGGGCGGCCCCGAAGGGGAGGAACGGCACGCCTATAAAATGGCCTTTTTCGACGCCCTGCGCAGCTATGTGGAAAAACTGCTGAAAGTGCACGACAAGGTGATGCTCCTGGGCGACTTCAACGTGGCCCTGACGGACCTGGATGTCTACGATACAGAGGTCTTTGAAGGGGCGGTCGGGTTCCTCCCCTCCGAACAGGCGAAAATGGAGGCTCTGCTTCAAAGCGGCCTCAACGACTGCTTCCGAAAACTCCACCCCGACGAAAAAGCCTTCACCTGGTGGGACTACCGTACCGCCGCCATCTGGCGCGACGAGGGGATGCGCATCGACTACATCCTGGGAAGCGAACCCCTCTGCCCGGCACTCGAAAACATCGAGGTAGACCTCTGGACCAGACGCCGACGCTCCCCGACCCCCAGCGACCACGCCCCGCTGGTCGCCCGGTTCAAATCGCTGTGAATTTTTGACGCGCAAAGCATCACACCATCGTCGCCTTCGGGGAGGTACGAAAGGCGACATCCAACCGCCGCACGGCCCCCGTCCGGGCTTATGGCACATCCGCCTGTAACAATTCCCGGCCTTTGGCCGATATAGTCTCCAATGGATACCAGGCGCAAACTTTCCCTCTTCACCTTTTCACTGCTCATACTCTTCGCCGTCGCGATCATGATCAACGCTGCCGTCAATTTCCGCTCCTACGCCTACCGCTCCTCCATCGAAAAGGCGAAACTCGCCGCCGAATTCGTCAGGGACGGGCTGACCGCCCATATGGTCAATCACATGATGGACAAACGCGCCACCTTCCTTCAAACCGTCTCCCAAACCAAGAATCTCAAGACGCTCTGGGTGGTCCGCGGCAAACCGGTCATCGACCAGTTCGGCCCGGGCCTGCACAACGAAAAACCGCGGGACGACACCGACAGGAAGGTGTTGGAAAAAGGGAAAATGGTCACCACCTTCGACGAAACCACCGACCACGCCCTGCTGCGGGTGACCATCCCCTATATCGCCACCGCCTACGGCTCCCCGGATTGTCTCTCCTGTCACAAAGTCAACGAAGGAGATGTCCTGGGGGCCGTGAGCATCGAAATGGAAATCTCCGATATCCGCCGGGAGGGGATTCTGACCCTTCTGAAAATCGCCCTTATCACGGCGGTTTTCGTCCTGCTCGCCCTGATGGCGGTCCAATACCTGATGCGCCCCTACCTCTCCCTGTTCCAACAGTTTCAAACCTCTCTCAAAGAGGCGATGTCCGGCGACTTCAGCCACAGGATCACCACCTCCGTCAAAACGAAGGATATCCGGGAGATCGCCGATCTCTACAACCGCCTCATCGACAAATTTCAGGCGACGGTCGGCTCCATCGAAAAGAAACTGGCGATCCTGCTGAAAAACCCGACCGGCGGATGCAGCACCGATCCGTTGGAAACGGCATCGCATACCATAGAGGCCCTCTCCCAGATCCAGCTTTTCAAACATACGATCGAACAGGACAGGTCCCTGGATCAGATATATCTCCGCATCGCGGCCATCGTCAAGTCGATCATGAAGACGGAGAAGTTCATCATTTACGGCATCGATACCGGAAAAAACTCCAGAGAGCTGCTCTTCTCCACCGTGGAGGGGGAAGTCTGCCATCCCGACACCGCCAGGGAGTGCCGCGCCTTCCGCATCGACGACGTGGTTGATTCGACCCAGTTCGAACACCTTTGCCCCTGCTACACGGCGGACTACAAAGGGTACTTCTGCATGCCGCTGCATATCAGCGAATCGTACCTCTTCCTCTTCGTCTTTCTCGCCGACGACGGCAAAACCGCCGAAGGGTTCAAGCAGGCGGCCCGCACGCTGATGAACTATCTGGAAAACGCCAAACCGGTCATCGAAAGCCGCCTGCTGATGGCGCAGCTGGAAGCCAAGTCGCTCAAGGACGGACTGACGGGCCTCTACAACCGGAAATTCCTGGAAGAGTTCATGGGTACCATCGAAAAGCAGGTGATGCGGGACGGCCACCTCTACGGCATCATGATGCTCGACCTGGACCATTTCAAAGAGATCAACGACACCTACGGCCACGATGTGGGAGATCGGGTGATCCGTCTGCTGGCGGAGACCGTCCGGGAGAATATCCGAGCTTCGGACATTCCCATCCGCTACGGAGGAGAGGAGTTCCTGATCTTTCTTCACAACACCACTGTCCGGGGAACCCGTAAAGTGGCCGAAACGATCCGGCAGCGTTTCAGAGACAAAACGGTGACCGTCAAAGGAGAAGAAATCCCCCACAGCGTCTCAATCGGAGTGGCTTTCTATCCCGCCAAAGGGGTGGCGTCATTCCGGGAGGCGATCAAAATGGCGGATATGGCCCTCTACCGCGCCAAGCACGAAGGGCGCAACCGGGTGGCCGTCACGGACGAGACGTCCCGAGTTTCAGAAGATAGCGCTCCAGAATGAGCTGGGCGGCGACGGAGTCGAGCCTGCCGTCCCTGCGCTGGCGGGTGACCCCCTTCATCCTCTCCGCCGCCTCTTTGCTGCTGCCCCCTTCGTCGATATAGAGGATCTCCCCCTCAAAAGCCAGTAGCCCGACGAAGTGGCGGATGCGCCGCTCCATCTCCTCTTCGCTACTGCCGCCTTTGGGAAGCCCCACCACCAGCCGGTCGACCTTCCACTCCTTCAAAAAGGCGTCCACCTCCCTTGCCGCCTGCTCCCGGTTTCTGCGAAGAATGGCGGGTTGGGGAAGTGCCGTCTTCTCGTCGAGGCTGATGGCGGTACCGATGCGCTTGAGGCCGATGTCGAGTGCGGCGATGGGCATCTCAGGTCTCCCGAAAGAGCCACGCCACGGCGAAAAAGAGGGCCAGGCTCGCCAGAGGCGCGGCCAGGAAAAAGGGGCGCACCCTTCCCTGCAGCAGGTAGACCGTGACACCGTAGCCGTAGAGCAAAATCATGGCGATATGGAGCACCATCAGCGGTTTGTAGACGATCATGGAGCGGGTGAAGGCGACGAAGAGAAAGCCGGCGCCGACGAGCGCCGTCCCTTTGAGGAGTACGGCAAGATCACCGCTTTGGCGGTAAGCGCGGTACAGCAGGGTGCCGAAGGCGAGCAGCACCAGGGCGGCCAGGATGTAGGGCATCTCAGCGTCCGTAGTAGGCCATCAGGGAGGCTTTGGCCAGGGCGTGCTTTTCGATCATGTAGCCGACCATCGCCGGCGGCGTATCGGGCTTGAGGGGGAGTTTCGCCACATCGAGGGCATAGACGGTGAAGATGTAGCGGTGGGGGCCGTCGCCGGGGGGCGGGCAGGCTCCGCCGTACCCGGGTTTGCCGAAGTCGGTCACACTCTGCACCGCCCCTTTGGGTAGCAGCGAACCGTCGGAAGAGCCGGCGCCCCGGGGCAGGGAGTGGACACGGGCGGGAATGTTGAAGACGAGCCAGTGCCACCAGCCGCTGCCGGTGGGGGCGTCGGGGTCGTAGACCGTCACGGCGAAACTTTTGGTCCCTTTGGGCTCGCCGTGCCAGGAGAGCCCGGGAGAAAGATTCTCCCCGTGGCACCCGAAACCGTTGTAGACCTGCTTCAAAGAGAGCTGGCCGTGTATGTCGGGGCTCTCAAGTGTGAAGCCCTCCGCCATGAGCAGAACCGCCGTCATCAGCGCCAGAAACGGTATTCTCAACAGTGCTCCCATTTTTCTTCCTCTTTATAGCTCTCCGGTTTTGGTCGATGGTTATGAAGTCTATTATACCATCCCCTCAAGAGACAAAAGGAGCGGCATGCCGACAAGAACCCTTGGATACAAAGAGATGCTCAAAACCCTGGTGGAGTACCAGATCACCTTCATCGAACGCCTCGCCCATGAAGGGTACGACAAAACCTTCTCCCTTCTCCTCTTCCCCTGGCCCGGGGGCGACGAAGAGAGGCTCAGGGAGCTGCTGCTCCCTCTGCTGCGGCGCAGCGACCGGCTCTTCTACATCGAAGAGAAGATCGTGGCACTGCTTCCCGGCACCGACTGGAACGGGGCGATGAAGGTCAGGGAGACCCTGGAGGAGCTTCTGGGGCCGCGCCCGGAGAAGGAGTGCATCGTCGAATATCCCGCCGACGGGTCGGACGCCTTCGAACTGATAAGCCGGCTCTACGCCCAGTGCGACGAGATCAAAGCAGGATGACCCGCCCCTCTTCGATCCGGATCCTGCCCTCGAGCTCCGCTTCGAAAAGTGCCTCTCCGAATCGGCGCACCGCCTCTTCGTAGGGGGGCGAAGAGCGGAGATAGCGGATGAAATCGTCCTCCCGGGACGAAGCCTCTTCGCCGAAACGCGATGCAAAGGCGTCGATATCGAAGATCGCCTCCGCCTCTTTCGACGCCAAAAGATCGTTGGTCCCATCACTCTCCCCGAGGCGGTGGGGAAGGACGTAGATCGGCTTTCCCATCCTTTTGGCATACGCGACGCTGCGCATGCTTCCGCTGTTTCTGTCCGCCTGGGCGACGACCAGCACCTCTCCCAGCGCCACGACGATCTCGTTGCGCACCACGAAACTCCAGCTGCGCTGCCTGAAACCGGGTTCAAACCGGCTCAATGCCAACCCCTTCTTTTCGATGGAAGCGATCAGGGCGGCGTTGATGGCCGGATAGCGGATATCGAGGCCGCAGGGCATGACGCCGATGGTCCTCTCCGCGCCCGCTCCCTTGTGGGCGAGGGCATCCACCCCCATGGCTGCCCCGCTGACAACCACCACGCCCCGTTTCGCCAGCGCGGCGGCGAGGCGTGTCACGACGGTTTTGGTATAGGGGTTGGGGCGCCTGCTGCCGACGATGGAGACTCTGGGGGCACGGAGAAGCTTCAGGTTCCCCCGGTAATAGAGCCTTTCGGGAGGATTTTCCAGCCCTTTCAACACGCCGATTTCCGATAGTTCGAGAGACTCCACACCTTTTCCTTACACGATTGTCCTCATATGCCGATATTGTAACAACATTTGCCCACTCCGCAAACCGAAGATGGGGCACACCATTTCACCAAACGGAGAACGATACGGTATGAACCGTTGGATCTTCCCTCTCTTTTTCGCCATTCTCGTGAAGCTGACCGCCGCCGACGCGATGCTCAAACCCCTGCCGAAGCATCTCCCTGTAGACCGGGAAAAGGCGGCGCTGGGAAAAGCCCTCTTCTTCGACCCCATCCTCTCGGGAGACGACACCGTCTCCTGCGCCACCTGCCATATTCTCCCAGACGGCGGCGACGACAACCTGCCGGTCTCTTTCGGCATCCGGGGAAAACGGGGGAACATCAACGCCCCCACCGTGCTCAACGCCCTCTTCAATTTCCGCCAATTCTGGGACGGGCGGGCGAAAGACCTGCGGGAGCAGGCGGAAGGCCCCGTCGAGAATCCGGTGGAGATGGGCAACAGCTTTGAAAACCTCGTCCAGACACTGAAAAAGAGCCCCTACAAGGAACGTTTTGCAAAGATCTATCCCGAAAAGGGGATCACGAAATTCACTATCACCGACGCCATCGCCGAATACGAAAAGAGCCTCATCACCCCCTCCCGTTTCGACCGGTACCTCCGAGGCGACAAATCGGCATTGACCCCCGGAGAGAAAAAAGGGCTGAGGCTCTTTCGTGAAAAGGGATGTATTCTCTGCCACCACGGCGTCAACCTGGGCGGCACGATGTACAGCAAATTCGGCGTCTACGCCTCGAGCGGTTCCGAAAACCTCGGGCGCTACAACGTCACCCACGACCCCCTCGACAAATACTACTTCAAGGTCCCGACATTGAGGAACATCGAAAAAACCGCCCCCTACTTCCACGATGCCCGTACTTCGAGCCTGAAAGAGGCGGTGGCGATGATGGCCAAAATACAGCTGGGGCGCTCCATGACCGATGAGGAGCTCGACGACATCGTCGCCTTTCTCAAATCCCTCACCGGAGAGCTTCCTCCGGGAGCCCTGCCGTGATACGCCGTCTCAGACCCGACAGGATCACCCTCTTCATCTTCTCCCTGA
It encodes the following:
- a CDS encoding cytochrome-c peroxidase, which gives rise to MNRWIFPLFFAILVKLTAADAMLKPLPKHLPVDREKAALGKALFFDPILSGDDTVSCATCHILPDGGDDNLPVSFGIRGKRGNINAPTVLNALFNFRQFWDGRAKDLREQAEGPVENPVEMGNSFENLVQTLKKSPYKERFAKIYPEKGITKFTITDAIAEYEKSLITPSRFDRYLRGDKSALTPGEKKGLRLFREKGCILCHHGVNLGGTMYSKFGVYASSGSENLGRYNVTHDPLDKYYFKVPTLRNIEKTAPYFHDARTSSLKEAVAMMAKIQLGRSMTDEELDDIVAFLKSLTGELPPGALP